Part of the Salinigranum rubrum genome is shown below.
GGTCCAGTCCCGACGTCGGTTCGTCCATGATGAGCAGGTCGGGGTCGTGCATGAACGCCTGGACGATGCCGAGCATCTGCTTGTTCCCCGTCGAGTACTCCCGGATCCGTTTCTCCAGCGGCGGCGTGAACAGGTCGAGGAGTTCGTCGCGTCGGCTGTCACCCTTCAGTGCCGCCTGATAGTCGAGGAACTCCTCGCCGGTGACGCTGCCGTCGAAGGCGGGTTCGCCGGGGAGGTAGCCGATGTGTGCTTTCGCTCGGCGGAGCTCTCTCGGCTCTCGAACGTCGTGGCCGAGCACGGTCGCAGAGCCCGCAGTGGGCGACTGGAACCCGAGGAGCGTCCGGATGGTCGTACTCTTGCCCGCCCCGTTCGGGCCGAGGTAGCCGAACACTTCCCCCGTCTCGACGGTGAACGTCAGGTCGTCGTTAGCGAGGACCCCGTCGTACGATTTGCTCAACCCTGATACCTCGATAGCCGTCATCTCTCTGGGAGTTCGTGCCGCTGTGTCCGTCCCGAACCGCTCGTACGAACGGTCCTAAGAGCAACGGCCTCACACATAAAGGCGGGGTGAGACCGGGACGCCCGCTCGGCGACGGTGCGTCTACCAGGGAAACAGTAGTATACGCATATCGATACGTTTCCTCCGAGCACAGGAAGGAAAGGGGAGACCCGGTGGGTCTTCATCCGGGGAGGGGGGATGAAATCGAAGCCATCCGGGGCGTCCTGCACGCCACAGGACACCGACTGTTCGGAGGCGTATCACTTCAAATTATCTGTAATATATTTTGGTATTCTCTGAACATGTACGATAACCGGGGAGACGTGAGCGAGGGCTCGATCCGAGTGGGATGGTCGGCGTCACGGACACGGCACGCACGAGAGACGCCGAATCAGGAGTATTTTTAAGACTGCTGTCCTACCTGCGGGTACATGTTCAACGCCATCGTGAGCGCCGCGACGCTCCGCGACGCGCTCGACTCAGTGAGCGTCCTCGTCGAGGAGTGCAAGATCCGGTTGAACGAAGACGACCTCTCGATCACCGCCGTGGACCCCGCGAACGTCGGGATGGTCGACCTCACCCTGGAGGCGGCCGCGTTCGAGTCGTACGAGGCCGACGGTGGGGTCATCGGCGTCAACCTCAACCGACTCGAAGAGATCGCGAAGATGGCGAACGCCGACGACCTCGTCCACCTCGAACTCAACGAGGAGACCCGCAAACTCCACATCCAGATCGACACGGCGGACTCGCAACTGTCGTACACGCTGGCGCTCATCGAC
Proteins encoded:
- a CDS encoding ABC transporter ATP-binding protein, translated to MTAIEVSGLSKSYDGVLANDDLTFTVETGEVFGYLGPNGAGKSTTIRTLLGFQSPTAGSATVLGHDVREPRELRRAKAHIGYLPGEPAFDGSVTGEEFLDYQAALKGDSRRDELLDLFTPPLEKRIREYSTGNKQMLGIVQAFMHDPDLLIMDEPTSGLDPLKQAAFNRFVRDERDAGKTVFFSSHILGEVRRVCDRVGIIRDGRLVTVEDVDTLLERGGKRVHLHTAEPLDERDLALDGVVSFEQVDREVRFTFAGDYNDLLAALSDHVVVDLEIEEPPIEEVFMHFYGETDAESEGSTPSDEPGGPRDV